From Bacillus basilensis, a single genomic window includes:
- a CDS encoding DUF2062 domain-containing protein: MMRVKTTKKTYSFFQRMWRILKFQYYKLLRSPEGAKKVSLGFAIGFGLEMLVIYTASLVYVIFYPIVRLARGSFPAAVIGNIIGKISFLPVVLFPLAYALGKMIYPFHVQKIHHEPFTISDLFSSHIFTILKGLLQSEVYVLIGMTLLGVVFGVVSYFVVHYLYEKNRKLRLKNRKKRVREPLMQI; this comes from the coding sequence ATGATGAGAGTGAAAACAACTAAGAAAACATATTCGTTTTTTCAGCGGATGTGGAGAATATTAAAGTTTCAATATTATAAGTTACTTCGGTCGCCAGAAGGCGCGAAGAAAGTATCGTTAGGTTTTGCTATAGGATTTGGTTTAGAAATGTTAGTCATTTATACGGCATCGCTCGTATATGTAATATTTTATCCGATTGTTCGATTAGCAAGGGGATCTTTTCCTGCTGCGGTTATTGGCAATATTATTGGGAAGATTTCGTTTCTTCCAGTAGTTTTATTCCCACTTGCTTATGCATTAGGGAAAATGATTTATCCATTTCATGTACAGAAAATACATCATGAACCATTTACAATATCTGATTTGTTTTCGAGTCATATTTTTACGATATTGAAGGGGTTATTACAGAGTGAAGTGTATGTATTAATTGGAATGACCCTTTTAGGAGTTGTATTTGGTGTAGTTTCATATTTCGTTGTGCATTATTTATATGAAAAGAACCGTAAGTTACGCCTGAAGAATAGAAAGAAACGAGTGAGAGAACCACTCATGCAAATATAA
- a CDS encoding DUF2185 domain-containing protein: MKRCIKDQPVNAIDNGWSFLSEIDTDEYFADALNMSICD, translated from the coding sequence GTGAAACGGTGTATTAAAGATCAACCAGTTAATGCTATTGATAATGGATGGAGCTTTTTGTCAGAAATAGATACAGATGAATATTTTGCTGATGCACTAAATATGTCAATTTGTGATTGA
- a CDS encoding ankyrin repeat domain-containing protein: MRILNVFDAVREGDFEDFKKIYDGDINQIDSDLDINLLCMAMTNNKNSSEKLKIIKFLLEEGIDINYTTAKDKRNALHMFYFCVLRPTIEYELEITRLLIDNKININALDKYNAIPLKYAITINKLPTEDNKDMYKLLIKKGSNYNLKDQFGKSCVDYAKEYPWRNDLLTIIEEC; encoded by the coding sequence ATGAGAATATTAAATGTTTTTGATGCAGTTAGAGAAGGGGATTTTGAAGACTTTAAAAAAATTTATGATGGTGATATTAATCAAATTGATAGTGATTTAGATATTAATTTATTGTGCATGGCAATGACTAATAATAAAAATTCTAGTGAAAAACTTAAAATTATAAAATTTTTACTAGAAGAGGGTATTGATATTAATTACACTACAGCTAAAGATAAAAGGAATGCATTGCATATGTTTTATTTTTGTGTTTTACGTCCAACAATAGAATATGAATTAGAGATAACAAGACTACTTATTGATAATAAAATTAATATAAATGCTTTGGATAAATATAATGCTATTCCTTTAAAGTATGCTATTACAATAAATAAATTGCCTACAGAAGACAATAAAGACATGTATAAACTACTTATTAAAAAGGGTTCAAACTATAATTTGAAAGATCAATTTGGAAAATCATGTGTGGATTATGCTAAAGAGTACCCTTGGAGAAATGATTTATTAACTATTATTGAGGAGTGTTAA
- a CDS encoding transposase, whose translation MNKQDIIKHLHQSVIRENLTAYRELFLNTNINEVTDPYWKEALKFYTELSNENKDVLFKIIEQIEVDTLSTVLGVIDEGVMIEDKEVEFELTINHNSEPVNGDLQDLFLEYDEENR comes from the coding sequence ATGAATAAACAAGATATTATTAAGCATTTACATCAATCAGTAATACGGGAGAATTTAACAGCTTATCGTGAACTATTTTTGAATACGAATATTAATGAAGTGACTGATCCATATTGGAAGGAAGCACTGAAATTTTATACAGAACTTTCTAATGAAAATAAAGACGTATTATTTAAAATAATTGAGCAAATAGAAGTTGACACTTTATCAACAGTTTTAGGTGTAATAGATGAAGGAGTAATGATTGAAGATAAAGAGGTAGAGTTTGAATTAACTATTAATCATAATAGTGAGCCTGTTAATGGTGACTTACAAGATTTATTCCTAGAGTATGATGAAGAAAATAGATAA
- a CDS encoding WXG100 family type VII secretion target produces the protein MVQIKVTPEMLEEVANRASNTRIALESLHNNLCNEIDQLCFQWIGASNQQFIQMFNDAKPKAFTSIHSLVKVEEDLKRIAEKFRNTDNQDVTMEEGAMCGPLSSGKEDFDGEKLARDIVGEISGEYDIRRAWNGIDPSTGEKLSTLDRLFAGGMAVAGLTPFGKIAKVGKGVKMTAKATEAVNKAKKVPVEKVNGVKGTGEAAKYDVGLYNEIKGVPGLDAHHIGQKAIMKKFIADYDPKVAPAILVPKVGHTIRGPKGIVLRSSKGIENGRQLLARDIMELRRVYPDIPNSQIKKLIELNKKLYPELRRK, from the coding sequence ATGGTTCAAATTAAAGTAACACCTGAAATGCTAGAAGAAGTTGCGAATCGTGCAAGTAATACCCGAATCGCATTAGAATCTCTACATAATAATTTATGTAATGAAATAGATCAGTTGTGTTTTCAGTGGATTGGTGCCTCTAATCAACAGTTCATTCAAATGTTCAATGATGCGAAACCAAAAGCTTTTACATCTATTCATTCACTTGTAAAAGTAGAAGAAGATTTGAAACGAATTGCTGAAAAATTCCGCAATACAGATAATCAAGATGTTACAATGGAAGAAGGGGCGATGTGTGGACCACTATCATCAGGGAAAGAGGATTTTGATGGTGAAAAACTTGCTAGGGATATAGTGGGTGAAATAAGTGGTGAGTATGATATTCGTCGTGCTTGGAATGGTATTGATCCATCTACTGGCGAAAAACTATCTACTTTGGATAGATTATTTGCAGGAGGAATGGCAGTAGCAGGGCTTACCCCCTTTGGAAAGATAGCTAAAGTAGGCAAAGGAGTTAAAATGACTGCTAAGGCTACTGAGGCTGTGAATAAAGCTAAAAAAGTACCTGTGGAGAAAGTCAATGGAGTTAAGGGTACGGGTGAAGCTGCTAAATATGATGTAGGTCTCTATAATGAAATAAAAGGTGTACCAGGTTTAGATGCGCATCATATTGGACAAAAAGCTATCATGAAAAAATTTATTGCGGATTATGATCCAAAAGTTGCACCAGCAATATTGGTACCAAAAGTTGGACATACAATCAGAGGACCAAAAGGAATAGTATTAAGAAGTTCAAAAGGGATTGAGAATGGAAGACAATTATTAGCAAGGGATATTATGGAATTAAGAAGGGTTTATCCAGATATTCCAAACTCTCAAATTAAAAAACTTATTGAATTGAATAAAAAATTATACCCTGAATTAAGGAGGAAATAG
- the argF gene encoding ornithine carbamoyltransferase — MSTVQVPKLNTKDLLTLEELTQEEIISLIEFAIYLKKNKQEPLLQGKILGLIFDKHSTRTRVSFEAGMVQLGGHGMFLSGKEMQMGRGETVSDTAKVLSQYIDGIMIRTFSHADVEELAKESSIPVINGLTDDHHPCQALADLMTIYEETNTFKGIKLAYIGDGNNVCHSLLLASAKVGMHMTVATPVGYEPNEEIVKKALAIAKETGAEIEILHNPELAVNEADFIYTDVWMSMGQEGEEEKYTLFQPYQINNKLVKHAKQTYRFLHCLPAHREEEVTGEIIDGPQSIVFEQAGNRLHAQKALLVSLFKNVEELS; from the coding sequence ATGTCAACTGTACAAGTACCGAAATTAAATACGAAAGATCTTTTAACACTAGAAGAATTAACGCAAGAAGAAATTATTTCTTTAATTGAGTTCGCTATATATTTAAAAAAGAATAAGCAGGAGCCTTTATTACAAGGCAAAATATTAGGGCTTATCTTTGATAAACATTCAACTCGTACTCGTGTATCTTTTGAAGCGGGAATGGTACAGCTCGGGGGACATGGTATGTTTTTAAGTGGGAAAGAGATGCAAATGGGAAGAGGAGAAACCGTTTCAGATACTGCGAAAGTATTATCGCAGTATATTGACGGGATCATGATACGTACATTCTCACATGCGGATGTAGAAGAGCTTGCAAAAGAATCGAGCATACCTGTAATTAACGGTTTAACGGATGATCATCATCCTTGTCAAGCATTGGCAGACCTAATGACAATATATGAAGAAACAAATACATTTAAAGGAATAAAATTGGCTTACATAGGTGACGGAAATAATGTATGTCATTCATTGTTGTTAGCGAGTGCGAAAGTCGGAATGCATATGACTGTTGCAACGCCTGTAGGGTATGAACCGAATGAAGAGATTGTAAAAAAAGCGTTAGCGATTGCCAAGGAAACAGGAGCTGAAATTGAAATTTTGCATAACCCTGAATTAGCGGTGAATGAAGCAGATTTCATTTATACTGACGTTTGGATGAGCATGGGGCAAGAGGGCGAAGAAGAGAAATATACTTTATTTCAACCATATCAAATCAATAACAAACTTGTTAAGCATGCGAAGCAAACATATCGTTTCTTACACTGCTTACCTGCCCATCGTGAAGAAGAAGTAACAGGCGAGATTATAGATGGACCACAGTCTATTGTCTTTGAGCAAGCTGGTAATCGATTGCATGCGCAAAAAGCATTATTAGTAAGTTTATTTAAAAATGTAGAAGAGCTTTCCTAA
- the argD gene encoding acetylornithine transaminase: protein MTTHLFQTYGRRTVEFVKGKGTKVIDNNSKQYLDFTSGIGVCNLGHSHPTVMKAVQEQLDDIWHISNLFTNSLQEEVASLLTENIALDYVFFCNSGAEANEAALKLARKHTGKSLVVTCLQSFHGRTFGTMSATGQNKVKEGFGPLLPSFLHIPFNDIKALEEVMNEEVAAVMVEVVQGEGGVIPADLSFLQAIEALCNKLGSLFIIDEVQTGIGRTGTLFAYEQMGIKPDIVTVAKALGNGIPVGAMIGRKELGTSFTAGSHGSTFGGNYIAMAAAKEVLQVSKRPSFLKEVQEKGEYVLQKLQEELQHVECIQNIRGKGLMIGIECTHEVTSFIEQLEKEGLLVLQAGPNVIRLLPPLIVTNEELEQAVYMIKKVVCTKNASII from the coding sequence ATGACAACTCATCTTTTTCAAACATATGGGAGAAGAACTGTTGAGTTTGTAAAGGGAAAGGGAACGAAAGTTATTGATAATAACAGTAAACAATACTTAGATTTTACGTCAGGAATTGGCGTATGTAATTTGGGACATAGTCACCCTACAGTTATGAAAGCTGTACAAGAACAACTTGATGATATATGGCATATATCTAACCTATTTACAAACAGTTTACAAGAAGAAGTCGCGTCATTATTAACAGAAAATATAGCATTAGATTATGTGTTTTTCTGTAATAGCGGAGCAGAGGCGAATGAAGCAGCTTTGAAGCTAGCTCGTAAGCATACTGGAAAATCTCTCGTCGTAACATGTCTGCAATCTTTTCACGGTAGAACATTCGGAACGATGAGTGCGACGGGGCAAAATAAAGTGAAAGAAGGATTTGGTCCACTCCTTCCGTCTTTTTTACATATCCCCTTTAACGATATAAAAGCATTAGAGGAAGTAATGAATGAAGAAGTTGCGGCGGTAATGGTAGAAGTTGTTCAAGGAGAGGGAGGAGTCATACCTGCTGATCTATCTTTTTTGCAAGCGATTGAAGCATTATGTAATAAGTTAGGTTCCTTATTTATTATAGATGAAGTACAAACAGGGATCGGAAGAACAGGTACATTATTTGCTTACGAACAAATGGGAATAAAACCTGATATCGTTACCGTCGCAAAGGCACTTGGAAACGGGATTCCTGTCGGAGCGATGATTGGCCGGAAAGAACTTGGAACATCGTTTACTGCAGGATCACACGGTTCAACGTTTGGTGGAAATTATATTGCGATGGCTGCAGCGAAAGAAGTATTGCAAGTAAGCAAAAGACCATCGTTTTTAAAAGAAGTACAAGAAAAGGGCGAGTATGTATTACAGAAGTTGCAAGAGGAATTACAACATGTCGAATGTATTCAAAATATACGTGGTAAGGGGCTTATGATTGGAATTGAATGTACGCATGAAGTTACAAGTTTTATAGAACAACTAGAAAAAGAGGGACTTCTCGTATTACAAGCAGGGCCTAATGTTATAAGGCTATTACCGCCACTTATTGTAACGAATGAAGAGTTAGAACAGGCAGTATATATGATAAAAAAAGTAGTTTGTACAAAAAACGCATCGATCATATAA
- the argB gene encoding acetylglutamate kinase: protein MSDYIVVKCGGSMLEQLNDVFFDCIKKLQQKYKVVIVHGGGPEIDTNLKNCNIKVEKRDGLRVTPKEVMDIVQMVLCGSTNKKFVMNLQRHNLLAVGCSGCDGKLLQVQPVSEEIGYVGEVSYVETALLKGLINMNYIPVIAPIGIHDNEIYNINADTAAAGIAAALSAKELIFITDVDGILHEGKLVKKTDESEIATLIEKGVITGGMIPKVQAALASLKMGVHKISIVNGTKDFTKDTGECIGTTVTRGVSIV from the coding sequence ATGAGCGATTATATTGTAGTGAAATGCGGCGGTAGTATGTTGGAGCAATTAAATGATGTGTTTTTTGATTGTATAAAGAAATTGCAGCAGAAGTATAAGGTAGTGATTGTCCATGGTGGTGGTCCAGAAATTGATACCAACTTAAAAAATTGTAATATCAAAGTAGAAAAAAGAGATGGATTACGGGTGACACCAAAAGAAGTTATGGATATTGTTCAAATGGTGCTATGCGGGAGTACGAATAAAAAGTTTGTAATGAATTTGCAAAGGCATAATTTACTTGCGGTAGGTTGTTCAGGGTGTGACGGCAAATTACTTCAAGTTCAACCTGTCAGCGAGGAGATAGGATATGTGGGAGAAGTAAGCTATGTAGAAACAGCCTTACTAAAAGGATTAATAAATATGAATTATATTCCTGTTATCGCTCCAATCGGGATCCATGATAATGAGATTTATAACATAAATGCGGATACCGCTGCAGCTGGGATTGCGGCCGCACTATCCGCAAAAGAACTCATTTTTATTACGGATGTAGATGGGATATTACATGAAGGGAAATTGGTAAAGAAAACAGATGAGTCTGAAATTGCAACTCTTATAGAAAAAGGAGTTATTACAGGCGGAATGATTCCGAAAGTACAGGCGGCACTAGCTTCATTAAAAATGGGAGTGCATAAGATAAGTATCGTAAATGGTACAAAAGATTTTACTAAAGATACAGGAGAATGTATCGGAACGACGGTAACGAGAGGAGTGAGTATCGTATGA
- the argJ gene encoding bifunctional glutamate N-acetyltransferase/amino-acid acetyltransferase ArgJ yields the protein MIKVASITKVENGSIVTPKGFSAIGTAIGLKKEKKDLGAIVCDVPAPCAAVYTTNQIQAAPLQVTKDSIAAEEKLQAIIVNSGNANACTGMKGLQDAYEMRVLGAEHFGLKENYVAVASTGVIGVPLPMDIIRKGVATLIPTKEESEARSFSEAILTTDLITKETCYEMIIDGKKVTIAGVAKGSGMIHPNMATMLSFITTDAHIEHDVLQTALSQITNHTFNQITVDGDTSTNDMVIVMASGLSETKPIHMEHPDWETFVFALQKVCEGLAKKIAQDGEGATKLIEVNVLGAKASEEAKKIAKQIVGSSLVKTAIHGEDPNWGRIISGIGQSEVVINPNTIDITLQSIVVLKNSEPQMFSEEEMKKRLQEHEIMIDVYLHLGEEAGSAWGCDLSYEYVKINACYRT from the coding sequence ATGATTAAAGTAGCGTCTATTACAAAAGTAGAAAATGGTTCGATTGTAACTCCGAAAGGTTTCTCGGCCATTGGTACTGCAATTGGTCTGAAAAAGGAGAAAAAGGATTTAGGGGCAATCGTTTGTGATGTACCGGCACCATGTGCTGCTGTTTATACAACAAATCAAATACAAGCAGCCCCCTTGCAAGTAACAAAAGATAGTATAGCGGCTGAGGAGAAATTACAAGCTATTATCGTCAATAGTGGAAATGCAAATGCTTGTACAGGAATGAAAGGATTACAAGATGCTTACGAGATGCGAGTATTAGGAGCGGAACATTTTGGATTGAAAGAAAATTATGTTGCAGTAGCTTCGACAGGTGTAATTGGTGTTCCTTTACCGATGGATATAATTCGAAAGGGAGTTGCAACTCTTATACCGACGAAGGAAGAAAGTGAAGCGCGTTCTTTTTCTGAAGCGATTTTAACGACGGATCTTATAACGAAAGAAACTTGCTATGAAATGATTATTGATGGGAAAAAAGTGACGATTGCTGGTGTTGCTAAGGGCTCAGGGATGATTCATCCGAATATGGCAACGATGCTGAGCTTTATTACGACAGACGCTCATATAGAGCATGACGTATTGCAAACAGCATTATCGCAAATAACGAATCATACATTTAATCAAATTACGGTGGATGGAGATACTTCTACGAATGATATGGTCATCGTTATGGCAAGTGGATTATCAGAAACGAAACCAATTCATATGGAACATCCGGATTGGGAAACTTTCGTATTTGCTTTACAGAAGGTATGTGAAGGTTTAGCCAAAAAAATTGCACAAGATGGTGAAGGTGCTACGAAGTTAATAGAAGTAAATGTGCTAGGAGCGAAAGCGAGTGAAGAGGCAAAGAAAATTGCAAAGCAAATAGTCGGTTCAAGTCTTGTGAAAACAGCAATACACGGTGAAGATCCAAATTGGGGGCGAATTATTAGCGGCATTGGACAAAGTGAAGTAGTGATTAATCCAAATACAATTGATATTACTCTTCAATCTATCGTTGTGCTAAAAAATAGTGAACCTCAAATGTTTTCTGAAGAGGAAATGAAAAAGAGATTACAAGAACATGAAATTATGATTGATGTGTATTTACATTTAGGAGAAGAAGCAGGATCAGCTTGGGGCTGTGACTTAAGCTATGAATATGTGAAAATAAACGCTTGTTATCGTACATAA
- the argC gene encoding N-acetyl-gamma-glutamyl-phosphate reductase, whose product MKVAIIGATGYGGIELIRLLEQHPYFSIASLHSFSQVGECITNVYPHLRNILVHTLQEIDAEEIEKEADIVFLATPAGVSAELTPKLLAVGLKVIDLSGDFRMKDPSTYEQWYKRAAAKEEVLSEAVYGLSEWKRSEIQNANLIANPGCFATAALLAILPLVRSGMIEEDSIIIDAKSGVSGAGKTPTTMTHFPELYDNLRIYKVNEHQHVPEIEQMLAEWDRETKPITFSTHLIPISRGIMVTLYAKVKREMEIEQLQKLYEETYEQSAFIRIRTQGEFPSPKEVRGSNYCDMGIAYDERTGRVTVVSVIDNMMKGAAGQAIQNANIVAGLEETTGLQYMPLYL is encoded by the coding sequence ATGAAAGTCGCGATTATTGGAGCAACTGGGTATGGAGGTATTGAATTAATTCGGTTATTAGAGCAACATCCATATTTTTCGATAGCATCTCTCCATTCTTTTTCACAAGTTGGCGAGTGCATAACAAATGTATATCCGCATCTTCGAAATATTCTTGTTCATACGTTACAAGAAATTGATGCGGAGGAAATAGAGAAGGAAGCAGACATTGTATTTTTAGCAACCCCAGCAGGAGTATCGGCAGAGTTAACTCCAAAATTATTAGCAGTAGGTTTAAAAGTAATTGACCTATCTGGAGACTTTCGTATGAAAGATCCTTCGACATATGAACAGTGGTATAAAAGGGCAGCTGCAAAAGAAGAAGTTCTTAGTGAAGCTGTATATGGGTTAAGTGAATGGAAAAGGTCCGAGATTCAAAATGCAAATTTAATTGCAAACCCAGGATGTTTTGCTACAGCTGCATTATTAGCGATATTGCCGTTAGTACGTAGCGGCATGATTGAAGAAGATTCAATTATTATTGATGCAAAATCAGGAGTATCTGGAGCAGGCAAAACACCAACAACGATGACTCACTTTCCTGAGTTATACGATAACTTGCGTATTTATAAAGTAAATGAGCATCAACACGTTCCTGAGATTGAGCAAATGCTTGCAGAGTGGGATAGGGAAACGAAGCCAATCACGTTTAGTACACATTTAATACCGATATCACGAGGGATTATGGTTACACTGTATGCGAAAGTAAAACGAGAAATGGAAATAGAACAACTTCAAAAGTTATATGAAGAAACGTATGAACAATCGGCTTTTATTCGAATTCGCACGCAAGGAGAGTTTCCGAGTCCGAAAGAAGTGAGGGGCTCAAATTATTGTGATATGGGGATAGCTTACGATGAAAGAACAGGAAGAGTGACAGTCGTTTCTGTTATAGACAATATGATGAAAGGCGCGGCTGGGCAAGCGATTCAAAATGCAAATATAGTAGCGGGACTAGAAGAAACTACAGGTTTACAATATATGCCGCTTTATCTATAA
- a CDS encoding YqzH family protein, with protein sequence MNEKLIEKMIIKSFQQYQCNPMSNEDQEMLIKQIQTIIHSNTEIDVYEAVEDIVYDYVTGK encoded by the coding sequence ATGAATGAAAAATTAATTGAGAAAATGATTATAAAAAGTTTTCAACAATACCAATGTAATCCTATGTCAAATGAGGATCAGGAGATGCTAATTAAACAGATTCAAACGATAATTCATTCAAATACTGAAATTGATGTATACGAAGCAGTTGAGGATATTGTTTACGATTATGTGACTGGAAAATAA
- a CDS encoding SDR family oxidoreductase, whose protein sequence is MTGRLQNKVIVITGASSGIGEQVAMQVAEQGATPVLMARTEEKLKVLAEKIKETYNTPCHYYVLDVSEETEVQSVFSKVLQEVGRIDILVNNAGFGIFKTFEDASMDEVKDMFQVNVFGLVACTKAVLPYMVNRNEGHIINIASLAGKIATPKSSAYAATKHAVLGFTNSLRMELSSTNVFVTAINPGPIDTNFFEIADQSGTYVKNMGRYMLKPTYVAEQIVKSMKTKKREVNLPKWMGMGPKLYALFPGLFERVAGKSLSKK, encoded by the coding sequence ATGACGGGACGTTTACAAAATAAAGTAATCGTCATTACAGGTGCTTCTAGTGGAATTGGAGAGCAAGTTGCAATGCAAGTTGCAGAGCAAGGGGCGACTCCAGTATTAATGGCTAGAACAGAAGAGAAATTAAAAGTGTTAGCAGAAAAAATTAAAGAAACTTATAATACGCCTTGCCATTATTATGTATTAGATGTAAGTGAAGAGACGGAGGTACAATCTGTTTTTTCAAAGGTATTACAAGAAGTGGGACGTATTGATATATTAGTAAACAATGCGGGATTTGGTATTTTTAAAACGTTTGAAGATGCGTCAATGGATGAAGTGAAAGATATGTTCCAAGTAAATGTATTTGGATTAGTAGCTTGTACGAAAGCGGTACTACCTTATATGGTAAACAGAAACGAAGGACATATTATTAATATTGCTTCACTTGCTGGGAAAATTGCGACTCCAAAATCAAGCGCATATGCAGCGACGAAACATGCCGTATTAGGGTTTACGAATAGTTTACGCATGGAGTTGTCTAGTACGAACGTTTTTGTAACAGCGATTAATCCAGGTCCGATAGATACGAACTTTTTTGAAATAGCTGATCAATCCGGTACATATGTGAAAAATATGGGACGATACATGTTAAAGCCAACTTATGTAGCAGAACAAATTGTAAAATCAATGAAAACGAAAAAGCGTGAAGTAAACTTACCGAAGTGGATGGGCATGGGGCCGAAACTTTATGCTCTATTCCCAGGTTTATTTGAGCGTGTTGCAGGCAAATCATTAAGCAAAAAATAG
- a CDS encoding MBL fold metallo-hydrolase, with product MTAIHRMEIPVPFAVETVNVFLVEGETLTLIDTGTNTEEARNALESQLGALGYTIEDIETVVITHHHADHCGLLNIFSEKTNIIGHPWNEPWITQNPEFLKRYHEFFRETALQFGVPAAFLKDEALLTTRTLKYSCNRSLTHTVREGDRIDSLPGFTVIETPGHASTHISLYRESDGILIGGDALISNISSNPILEPPYEGQTERARPLLQYNQTLKRLSEMNISRILSGHGADVLNVKQLIETRLQKQETRAFKVLELLKEKPMTAFEVCVKLFPVLYKEQLPLTISETVGQLDFLAYNQQVMIDESSQQLIYYAK from the coding sequence ATGACGGCGATTCACCGAATGGAGATTCCTGTGCCATTTGCAGTTGAAACTGTGAATGTGTTTTTAGTTGAGGGGGAGACATTAACATTAATTGATACAGGGACGAATACAGAAGAGGCAAGAAATGCGTTAGAAAGTCAGTTAGGTGCATTAGGATATACGATAGAAGATATTGAAACAGTAGTCATTACGCATCATCATGCGGATCATTGTGGGCTTTTAAATATATTTTCTGAGAAAACAAACATTATTGGACACCCTTGGAATGAGCCTTGGATTACGCAAAATCCAGAATTTTTAAAGCGGTATCATGAGTTTTTTAGAGAGACAGCTTTGCAATTTGGTGTTCCAGCAGCATTTTTGAAAGACGAGGCGTTATTAACGACAAGAACACTTAAATATTCTTGTAATAGATCGTTAACGCATACTGTGAGAGAGGGAGATCGTATTGATTCCTTACCTGGGTTTACAGTAATCGAAACACCAGGTCATGCTTCCACTCATATTTCATTATATAGAGAATCTGATGGAATATTAATTGGCGGTGATGCTCTCATTAGTAATATTTCTTCGAATCCAATATTAGAACCACCATATGAAGGACAAACAGAAAGGGCACGCCCGTTATTACAATATAATCAAACGTTAAAGCGTTTAAGTGAAATGAATATTTCACGCATTTTATCAGGACATGGAGCAGATGTCCTAAATGTGAAACAACTTATTGAAACGAGATTACAAAAGCAAGAAACACGTGCGTTTAAAGTGCTTGAGTTATTAAAGGAAAAACCAATGACAGCATTTGAAGTATGTGTAAAACTATTTCCGGTATTATATAAAGAGCAATTACCACTTACTATTTCAGAAACGGTTGGACAATTAGACTTTTTAGCATATAATCAACAAGTGATGATTGATGAATCTTCGCAACAATTGATTTATTATGCAAAGTAG
- the proI gene encoding pyrroline-5-carboxylate reductase ProI: MSIQNISFLGAGSIAEAIIGGLLHANVVKAEQITVSNRSNETRLQELHKKYGVKGTHNKKELLTDTNILFLAMKPKDVAEALIPFKEYIHNNLLIISLLAGVSTHSIRNLLKKDVPIIRAMPNTSAAILKSATAISPSKHAKAEHIQTATALFETIGLVSVVEEEDMHAVTALSGSGPAYIYYVVEAMEEAAKKIGLKEDVAKSLILQTMIGAAEMLKASEKHPSILRKEITSPGGTTEAGIEVLQEHQFQQALISCITQATQRSHNLGETLEQLTKEK, translated from the coding sequence ATGTCTATTCAAAACATTTCCTTTCTCGGTGCAGGCTCTATTGCTGAAGCTATTATTGGTGGCTTGTTACATGCAAATGTTGTGAAAGCCGAACAAATTACCGTAAGTAATCGTTCTAACGAGACAAGGTTACAGGAGCTACATAAAAAATACGGTGTCAAAGGTACACATAATAAAAAAGAACTACTTACTGATACAAATATTCTTTTTCTAGCGATGAAACCAAAGGATGTTGCAGAAGCGCTTATCCCTTTTAAAGAATATATACATAATAACCTGCTTATTATTTCGTTATTAGCAGGTGTTTCTACTCACTCGATTAGAAACCTACTAAAAAAAGATGTTCCGATTATTCGCGCCATGCCAAATACATCTGCTGCTATTTTAAAATCAGCTACTGCTATCTCGCCTTCAAAACATGCAAAAGCGGAACATATTCAGACTGCAACAGCTTTATTTGAAACGATTGGTCTCGTCTCTGTTGTAGAGGAAGAAGATATGCATGCTGTCACTGCATTATCCGGAAGTGGCCCTGCTTATATTTATTACGTAGTAGAGGCGATGGAAGAAGCCGCAAAAAAAATCGGTTTAAAAGAAGATGTTGCAAAGTCACTTATTCTTCAGACGATGATTGGTGCTGCTGAAATGCTAAAAGCAAGTGAAAAACACCCTTCTATTTTGCGAAAGGAAATTACTTCTCCTGGTGGAACGACCGAAGCTGGCATTGAAGTATTACAAGAACATCAATTTCAACAAGCCCTTATTTCTTGTATTACACAGGCTACACAACGATCACATAATCTCGGGGAAACATTAGAACAACTAACAAAAGAAAAATAA